A single genomic interval of Halichondria panicea chromosome 2, odHalPani1.1, whole genome shotgun sequence harbors:
- the LOC135331934 gene encoding uncharacterized protein LOC135331934, which produces MCDLVISGCRISKLHFVLRIEFDCLHFSSLSDLDQPNTSKWLTPENYNLIMKILATFLALLPLLQAKPMDVFKERTLTDLLTAIMQEESMAQDTNEAVDQGIVDTRQYPRPLAEMQSFSLEVTNCDEITKEIQKSVASYLRNFVTRKVTLSCSGPKPAGAGVTFTRWGHDSCPTVDGTTLVYTGRVAGAYYNQRGGGSNYLCLPNDPEYDEIKTIYPSDYSRIYGTEYELPITGKHDHDAPCAVCYDSVRSSELMIPAKTRCPASWTREYYGYLMSEANYGDRSRGQYVCVDKDQVSLPGSISNLNGALLYHVRATCHGIQCPAYDSGKALTCVVCSK; this is translated from the exons ATGTGTGATTTAGTAATATCTGGGTGTAGAATTTCCAAATTACATTTTGTTCTAAGAATAGAATTCGATTGTCTGCATTTCAGTAGTCTATCAGATCTAGATCAACCAAACACAAGTAAATGGTTAACTCCAGAAAACTATAATCTTATCATGAAGATTCTTGCCACTTTTCTGGCACTACTGCCTCTTCTTCAAGCAAAGCCGATGGATGTATTCAAGGAGCGTACTCTTACCGACTTACTCACAGCGATCATGCAGGAAGAGAGTATGGCCCAGGACACTAACGAAGCTGTCGATCAGGGGATAGTCGATACTCGACAGTACCCCCGCCCGTTGGCTGAAATGCAGAGCTTCAGTCTAGAAGTGACCAACTGTGATGAAATCACCAAAGAAATCCAAAAGAGTGTGGCTTCCTATCTTAGAAATTTTGTCACAAGAAAAGTTACTCTCTCTTGCAGTGGACCTAAACCAG CTGGTGCCGGAGTGACTTTCACCAGGTGGGGCCATGATTCCTGTCCAACTGTCGATGGAACTACACTGGTTTACACGGGACGAGTAGCCGGAGCATACTACAATCAGAGAGGAGGGGGTTCTAACTATCTCTGCCTGCCTAACGATCCGGAATATGACGAGATCAAAACTATCTATCCAAGTGATTACTCTCGAATATATGGAACAGAATATGAACTCCCAATTACTGGTAAACATGACCACGATGCACCATGTGCTGTGTGCTATGATTCTGTTCGAAGCAGTGAGCTAATGATTCCTGCAAAGACAAGGTGCCCTGCCAGCTGGACTAGAGAGTATTATGGTTACCTAATGTCGGAAGCTAATTATGGAGATCGATCTCGTGGccaatatgtgtgtgtggataaaGACCAAGTGTCCCTTCCTGGGTCGATTTCTAACTTAAATGGAGCTTTGCTCTACCATGTTCGAGCCACTTGCCATGGCATTCAGTGCCCTGCTTACGACTCAGGAAAAGCATTgacctgtgttgtgtgctctAAGTGA